Proteins found in one Maridesulfovibrio sp. genomic segment:
- the shc gene encoding squalene--hopene cyclase — protein MNKKSAMKLNKKNQNQVVSLLQPKDALNRVMKRFRSLQSPDGYWVFALEADVTIPSEYIMFNRFLGRKMDKGVAERLGNYIRAKQMPDGGWPLHDEDGPINISASVKAYMALKMLGDDKDAEHMVRARRTILAKGGAETCNVFTRICLATFGQIPWHCPPAMPVEIVLLPKWFFFHLDKVSYWSRSVIYPLLLIYAKQPVCRLRPEEAVPELFCKPAEEHIHIDKWRNKSWRKNFFIFTDRFLKRFMHLIPKKINEKAITYATEWTREHMAGRGGIGAIFPAMANAVMALHLFGYDESDPDYARGLKAVDDLMVDKFHVPEKSPWEHTVITGGAELSAAPELDISPNHGTAENLEQAMCQPCNSPIWDTCLTLSAMMEAGEDQNSRCIQQSLNWLWDQQIFFRGDWISKAPKLEGGGWAFQFENTFYPDLDDTAMVLMAMCRAGVLEQPEHKENFIKGVNWLIGMQSSNGGWAAFDIDNCAEYLNDIPFADHGALLDPPTSDLTARVIELLGVIGYDKSFRPIKDGIEFLKKEQEDDGSWFGRWGVNYIYGTWSVLCGLRQAGEDMNSSYVCKAVEWFENHQNKDGGWGETCMSYNSKNYAGLGDSTASQTSWALLGLMAAGRVHSKAVSRGIRYLLDNQKEDGSWDETLYTGTGFPRVFYLRYHGYSQYFPMWALGVYQRFVADEDTKQIMMRRNSPLDLGRKW, from the coding sequence ATGAACAAGAAAAGCGCCATGAAATTGAATAAAAAAAACCAAAATCAGGTCGTATCGCTTCTGCAACCGAAAGACGCTCTAAATCGAGTGATGAAACGGTTCCGGTCCCTGCAATCACCTGATGGATACTGGGTTTTCGCGCTGGAAGCGGATGTTACAATCCCTTCGGAATACATCATGTTCAACAGATTTCTGGGCCGCAAAATGGACAAAGGGGTCGCGGAAAGGCTGGGCAACTATATACGTGCAAAACAGATGCCCGACGGCGGCTGGCCCCTTCACGATGAAGACGGTCCTATCAATATAAGTGCGTCCGTAAAAGCATACATGGCTCTGAAAATGCTCGGCGACGACAAGGATGCTGAACACATGGTCCGCGCCCGTAGGACAATCCTCGCGAAAGGTGGCGCGGAAACCTGCAACGTATTCACCCGTATCTGCCTTGCAACATTCGGCCAGATCCCGTGGCACTGCCCTCCGGCTATGCCCGTGGAAATAGTACTGCTGCCTAAATGGTTCTTCTTCCATCTGGATAAAGTCTCATACTGGTCCCGCTCAGTCATCTACCCGCTGCTGCTCATCTACGCCAAGCAGCCTGTCTGCCGCCTACGTCCAGAGGAAGCCGTGCCGGAACTTTTCTGCAAACCTGCGGAAGAGCATATCCATATAGATAAATGGCGCAACAAAAGCTGGCGCAAAAATTTCTTCATTTTCACGGACCGCTTCCTCAAACGGTTCATGCATCTGATTCCCAAGAAAATTAACGAAAAGGCCATCACATACGCTACAGAATGGACTCGTGAACACATGGCCGGAAGAGGCGGCATAGGCGCGATCTTCCCTGCAATGGCAAACGCTGTTATGGCGCTGCATCTGTTCGGTTACGATGAATCGGACCCAGACTACGCTCGAGGATTAAAAGCCGTTGACGATCTGATGGTCGATAAATTTCATGTGCCGGAAAAATCTCCTTGGGAACACACTGTTATTACCGGTGGAGCAGAACTTTCCGCAGCACCGGAGCTGGATATTTCCCCCAACCACGGCACAGCGGAAAACCTTGAACAAGCAATGTGCCAGCCATGCAACTCCCCCATCTGGGATACCTGCCTGACACTTTCCGCCATGATGGAAGCAGGAGAAGACCAGAACAGCAGATGCATACAGCAATCCCTTAATTGGCTCTGGGATCAACAGATTTTCTTCCGAGGTGACTGGATATCAAAAGCACCCAAACTTGAGGGCGGCGGCTGGGCTTTTCAGTTTGAGAACACCTTCTACCCCGACCTTGATGACACCGCCATGGTGCTCATGGCCATGTGCCGCGCCGGGGTTCTGGAGCAGCCCGAGCACAAGGAAAACTTCATCAAAGGCGTAAACTGGCTGATCGGCATGCAATCCTCCAACGGAGGCTGGGCGGCATTCGATATAGACAACTGCGCAGAATACCTGAACGACATTCCCTTTGCGGATCACGGCGCCCTGCTCGATCCCCCGACTTCGGACCTAACTGCACGAGTAATCGAACTGCTGGGCGTAATCGGCTACGACAAAAGCTTCCGCCCCATTAAAGACGGCATTGAATTCCTGAAAAAAGAACAGGAAGATGACGGCTCATGGTTTGGACGCTGGGGTGTCAACTATATATACGGAACATGGTCCGTACTCTGCGGCCTGCGTCAGGCCGGTGAAGACATGAATTCATCATATGTCTGCAAAGCTGTTGAATGGTTTGAAAATCATCAGAACAAAGATGGTGGATGGGGTGAAACCTGCATGAGCTACAACAGCAAGAACTATGCTGGACTCGGAGACTCCACAGCATCTCAGACATCATGGGCCCTGCTGGGACTCATGGCCGCAGGACGAGTTCATTCCAAAGCTGTAAGCAGGGGAATTCGCTATCTGCTGGACAACCAGAAGGAAGACGGCAGCTGGGATGAGACCCTTTACACCGGAACCGGATTTCCGCGCGTATTTTATCTGCGTTACCATGGATATTCACAATACTTTCCCATGTGGGCACTTGGCGTATACCAGCGCTTCGTAGCCGATGAGGACACAAAACAGATCATGATGCGCCGCAACTCTCCTCTCGACCTCGGCAGGAAATGGTAG
- a CDS encoding acyl-ACP thioesterase domain-containing protein has protein sequence MSKDSVLIDMTVPAYETGPDDCMHCHWLMNHMQEAATVHANTLGIGVDDMAKNGHIWVLTSMRIEIDEMPRREEKFSLTTWSRGVKRLRAFREFSGKATDGNEIVRASSEWMVLDKSTRKPIVINPEFNFHAQEKCVFSSPMKRLRPGTPEKEIRTLKVGYSSLDANGHVNNAEYLRWSFDGLRPLGFDQNAIKSIRIAFLSEVFEGNTIKLMGCESDNAGYELVGFNESEGKAAFALKVE, from the coding sequence ATGAGCAAGGATTCAGTACTTATAGATATGACGGTGCCGGCCTACGAAACAGGACCGGACGACTGCATGCACTGCCACTGGTTGATGAACCATATGCAGGAAGCGGCTACAGTGCATGCCAATACCCTGGGCATCGGAGTGGACGATATGGCCAAAAACGGCCACATCTGGGTACTGACCTCAATGCGCATCGAAATAGATGAAATGCCCCGTCGCGAAGAAAAGTTCTCGCTGACAACATGGTCACGGGGAGTAAAAAGGCTTCGCGCTTTCCGCGAATTCTCGGGAAAGGCTACAGATGGAAACGAAATCGTCCGAGCCTCCTCCGAATGGATGGTACTGGACAAATCAACACGAAAACCAATAGTCATCAACCCGGAATTCAATTTTCACGCACAGGAAAAATGCGTCTTCAGTTCCCCAATGAAGCGGCTCCGTCCCGGTACGCCTGAAAAGGAAATCCGCACCCTGAAGGTGGGCTACAGCTCACTTGATGCCAACGGGCACGTGAACAATGCGGAATACCTGCGCTGGTCCTTTGACGGCCTGCGCCCCCTTGGATTCGACCAGAATGCTATTAAATCCATCCGCATCGCATTTCTTTCCGAAGTTTTCGAAGGAAATACTATCAAATTGATGGGTTGCGAATCAGATAATGCCGGATATGAACTTGTCGGATTTAATGAGAGCGAAGGTAAGGCCGCATTTGCTTTAAAAGTTGAATAA
- a CDS encoding DUF2059 domain-containing protein yields MKLLKTLLICTLIALPLTHSTESHAKDNERLKIAYEMAEITYDPSQFGQAWDVLAPAMLEGVFKADPKTKKYGNALTKLFADSLRETFNEKKNQQIMKSVFARVYAAEFNKKELMDIIAFYKTDTGKKCIKRLPVVMSRAQQEVVLVMDQIIGNEFEKNLKANMEIMKKNGTLPADFKL; encoded by the coding sequence ATGAAACTGCTCAAAACACTGCTCATTTGCACACTTATAGCACTTCCCTTAACCCATTCGACAGAATCACATGCTAAGGACAACGAGCGTCTTAAGATTGCTTACGAAATGGCAGAAATCACATACGACCCTAGTCAGTTCGGACAGGCATGGGATGTTCTGGCCCCAGCCATGCTTGAAGGAGTATTTAAAGCAGATCCCAAAACAAAAAAATACGGTAATGCGTTAACTAAACTTTTTGCAGACTCACTGAGGGAAACATTTAACGAGAAAAAAAATCAACAAATAATGAAAAGCGTTTTTGCACGAGTATATGCAGCTGAATTCAATAAAAAAGAGTTAATGGACATAATTGCTTTTTACAAAACAGACACAGGCAAAAAATGTATAAAAAGATTACCTGTGGTTATGAGCCGAGCACAGCAAGAAGTTGTTCTAGTCATGGATCAAATTATCGGTAATGAATTTGAAAAAAATTTAAAGGCAAATATGGAAATAATGAAAAAAAACGGCACACTGCCTGCTGATTTTAAATTGTAG
- the thrS gene encoding threonine--tRNA ligase produces the protein MQVAGKELEVQQGALCGEVLKEALSKKQFKNVVVAKCGETLLDLTTTVPADCTELEPVMADSPEGLDVIRHSTAHLMAEAVKKLFPTAKVTIGPSISSGFYYDFDYERPFTPEDLEAIEAEMLRRVGANEEFSREVLSSADATKKFEDMNESYKVELINDLGEETVSVYTNGEFADLCRGPHVARTGMLKAFKLLSVAGAYWRGDENREQLQRIYGTAFPDPKSLKKHLAQLEEAKKRDHRKLGTQLDLFSVSPEVGAGMIIWHPKGALVRAILEDFERKEHLKRGYQFVQGPLILKRELWEKSGHYDNYRENMYFTEIDEQAYGIKPMNCLSHMLVFKSRLRSYRDMPQRYFELGVVHRHEKSGVLHGLLRVRSFTQDDAHLICRPDQLRDEIIGVAKFVGDVMDLFGFEYEAEISTKPEKAIGSDEDWDRATAALTDALNEMGMEYSINEGDGAFYGPKIDIIIKDALERRWQCATIQCDFTLPERFDLSYVGEDGNRHKPVMLHRVILGSIERFIGVLLEHTGGALPAWLSPVQAKILTVTDSQNEFAQKVLQFLQEKGIRAEVDDRNEKLGYKVREAQLEKIPFMLVVGDKEVAAESVNVRARDGEDPGLKSLEEAAELISTAINEPFKRGGMSYSFS, from the coding sequence ATGCAAGTTGCAGGTAAAGAACTTGAGGTTCAGCAGGGTGCGCTTTGCGGCGAGGTTCTCAAAGAGGCCTTGTCCAAGAAGCAGTTCAAGAATGTAGTAGTTGCCAAATGCGGCGAAACGCTTCTTGATCTCACCACCACCGTACCTGCGGACTGTACCGAACTGGAGCCGGTCATGGCCGACTCTCCGGAAGGTCTGGATGTAATCCGCCACTCCACCGCACACCTTATGGCTGAAGCAGTTAAGAAACTCTTCCCCACAGCCAAGGTAACCATCGGTCCTTCCATTTCAAGCGGCTTCTACTACGACTTCGACTATGAACGTCCCTTCACCCCTGAAGATCTGGAAGCCATCGAAGCTGAAATGCTGCGCCGCGTAGGTGCTAACGAAGAATTTTCCCGCGAAGTGCTTTCCAGTGCCGATGCAACCAAAAAATTCGAAGACATGAACGAATCCTACAAAGTTGAATTGATCAACGATCTGGGTGAAGAGACTGTCTCCGTGTATACCAATGGTGAATTCGCAGACCTCTGTCGTGGTCCTCACGTGGCCCGTACCGGCATGCTCAAGGCATTCAAACTTCTTTCAGTTGCCGGCGCCTACTGGCGCGGTGATGAAAACCGCGAGCAGCTGCAGCGCATTTACGGAACAGCTTTCCCGGACCCCAAATCACTGAAAAAGCACCTTGCTCAGCTTGAAGAAGCCAAAAAACGCGACCACCGCAAACTCGGCACCCAGCTTGATCTTTTTTCCGTAAGCCCCGAAGTCGGAGCCGGTATGATTATCTGGCATCCCAAAGGAGCTTTGGTACGTGCGATTCTGGAAGACTTTGAACGCAAGGAACACCTCAAGCGTGGTTACCAGTTTGTACAGGGACCGCTGATTCTAAAGCGTGAGCTTTGGGAAAAGTCAGGTCACTACGATAACTATCGCGAAAATATGTATTTCACCGAGATTGATGAGCAGGCATACGGCATCAAGCCTATGAACTGCCTCTCTCACATGCTGGTTTTCAAATCCAGACTGCGCAGTTACCGCGACATGCCCCAGCGTTATTTTGAGCTGGGAGTTGTCCATCGCCATGAAAAATCCGGCGTGCTGCACGGTCTTTTGCGGGTTCGTTCCTTCACACAGGACGACGCGCACCTCATCTGCCGCCCTGATCAGCTCCGCGATGAAATTATCGGAGTTGCAAAGTTCGTAGGCGATGTGATGGATCTTTTCGGATTTGAATACGAAGCTGAAATCAGCACCAAGCCCGAAAAGGCTATCGGTTCTGATGAAGATTGGGATAGAGCCACCGCCGCACTCACTGACGCGCTCAACGAAATGGGTATGGAATACTCAATCAATGAAGGCGATGGCGCGTTCTACGGACCCAAAATTGACATCATTATTAAAGATGCACTTGAACGTCGCTGGCAATGTGCTACAATCCAATGTGATTTCACCTTGCCAGAGCGGTTTGACTTAAGTTATGTGGGCGAAGATGGAAATCGTCACAAACCTGTGATGCTCCACCGGGTAATCCTCGGTTCCATCGAACGTTTCATCGGTGTTCTGCTTGAACATACCGGTGGCGCGCTACCTGCATGGCTGTCCCCTGTTCAGGCAAAAATTCTCACAGTCACAGACTCACAGAACGAATTTGCACAAAAAGTCTTGCAGTTTCTGCAGGAAAAGGGCATTCGTGCCGAGGTTGATGATCGTAATGAGAAACTGGGTTACAAAGTTCGGGAAGCCCAGCTTGAAAAAATCCCGTTCATGTTGGTAGTCGGCGACAAAGAAGTCGCTGCGGAATCGGTCAATGTAAGAGCCCGCGACGGGGAAGACCCCGGCCTCAAGTCTCTTGAAGAAGCGGCAGAGCTTATTTCGACCGCCATTAACGAACCATTCAAACGCGGAGGCATGAGCTATAGCTTTTCATAG
- the infC gene encoding translation initiation factor IF-3 encodes MAFHRDGRRPYRRDDGARRNERIRVPKVMVIDDEGNQLGVLPTREALEIAQDRGLDLVEVAEKADPPVCKIMDYGKFKYQQQKRKQEAKKKQTVIQIKEVKFRPKTDEHDYQTKLKHIRRFLEGGDRCKVTIFFRGREIVHKDRGLAVLERVKEETMDIAKMEQAPRSEGRTMNMMLAPIKK; translated from the coding sequence ATAGCTTTTCATAGAGACGGTAGGCGTCCCTATCGCAGGGATGACGGTGCCCGCCGAAACGAGCGCATTAGAGTTCCCAAGGTCATGGTTATTGATGATGAGGGTAACCAGTTGGGAGTACTTCCCACACGTGAAGCCCTTGAAATTGCACAGGACCGGGGTCTTGATCTGGTTGAAGTTGCAGAAAAGGCTGATCCGCCTGTTTGCAAGATTATGGACTATGGTAAGTTCAAATATCAGCAGCAGAAGCGTAAGCAGGAAGCCAAAAAGAAGCAGACTGTAATCCAAATCAAGGAAGTCAAGTTTCGCCCCAAGACAGACGAGCACGATTACCAGACAAAGCTCAAGCACATCCGTCGGTTTCTTGAAGGCGGCGACAGGTGCAAAGTCACGATATTTTTCAGGGGCCGAGAAATTGTCCATAAGGACAGAGGGTTAGCTGTTCTGGAACGCGTCAAAGAGGAAACCATGGATATTGCCAAAATGGAGCAGGCTCCAAGGTCCGAAGGACGCACCATGAACATGATGTTGGCTCCTATAAAAAAATAA
- the rpmI gene encoding 50S ribosomal protein L35, protein MPKMKTRRGAAKRFTKTGSGKFKRRRQGLRHILTKKNAKRKSRLGQSTTVDSANIGQVKRMLPYA, encoded by the coding sequence ATGCCTAAAATGAAAACAAGAAGAGGCGCTGCAAAGCGTTTCACTAAAACTGGTAGTGGCAAATTCAAACGTCGTCGTCAGGGTCTGCGTCACATCCTGACCAAGAAAAACGCTAAACGTAAAAGCAGACTGGGTCAGAGCACTACTGTTGACAGCGCCAATATCGGCCAGGTCAAAAGAATGCTCCCCTACGCTTAA
- the rplT gene encoding 50S ribosomal protein L20 — protein MRVKRGIAAKRRHKKYLKMAKGFRGSGSTLYRTARERVERSLCMAYVGRKLRKRDMRKLWIQRINAAARLNGLSYSRLIHGLSLAGVALNRKVLADLAVYDAAAFAKVVETAKAKVS, from the coding sequence ATGAGAGTAAAACGTGGAATAGCCGCCAAGAGGCGTCACAAAAAATATTTAAAAATGGCCAAGGGTTTCCGTGGTTCCGGATCTACCCTTTACCGCACCGCTAGAGAACGCGTTGAACGTTCACTCTGCATGGCTTACGTTGGTCGTAAGCTGCGCAAACGTGATATGCGTAAACTCTGGATCCAGCGTATTAATGCAGCAGCACGCCTGAACGGTCTGTCTTACAGCCGTCTTATTCACGGCCTCTCCCTCGCCGGTGTTGCTCTGAACCGTAAAGTTCTCGCCGATCTCGCTGTTTACGATGCCGCAGCATTCGCTAAAGTTGTCGAGACCGCTAAAGCTAAGGTAAGCTAA
- the pheS gene encoding phenylalanine--tRNA ligase subunit alpha, which translates to MSDVKSLLQELEGLVPECEARLDQASSLSQMEDIKIDLLGRKGRVAKIMSGLPSLPNEDKPVAGKKANEVKAALTELIEGRQNQLEKAAIAESLSRFDPTMPGRKPAEGSLHPVTLVMDEICDVFSGLGFEVVTGPEVENDWYNFEALNIPPEHPARDMQDTLYISDSILLRTHTSPLQIRTMKDRTPPLAAIAPGKVYRRDSDLTHTPMFHQIEGFLVDQNVSMADLRGTLTAFVHQLFGPKTDVRFRPSFFPFTEPSAEVDISCVMCGGKGTIDGKPCRVCKQTGWVEILGCGMMDPNVMKAVDYDTEKYSGFAFGLGIERVAMLKYGIGDLRMFFENDIRFLEQFS; encoded by the coding sequence GTGTCGGACGTAAAGTCCCTGCTACAGGAACTTGAAGGCCTGGTCCCGGAGTGCGAAGCACGCCTGGATCAGGCTTCTTCTTTGTCTCAAATGGAAGACATTAAGATTGACCTTCTTGGACGCAAAGGCCGCGTTGCCAAGATTATGTCCGGTCTGCCCTCACTTCCTAACGAAGACAAACCTGTCGCAGGTAAAAAAGCCAATGAAGTTAAGGCCGCTCTCACTGAACTTATTGAGGGAAGACAGAATCAGCTTGAAAAAGCTGCTATCGCTGAGAGCCTCTCCCGTTTCGACCCCACCATGCCCGGCCGTAAGCCTGCAGAAGGTTCACTCCACCCTGTGACACTCGTCATGGACGAGATCTGTGACGTATTCAGCGGACTAGGGTTTGAAGTCGTAACCGGCCCGGAAGTTGAAAACGACTGGTACAACTTTGAAGCGCTGAACATTCCTCCGGAACATCCGGCGCGCGACATGCAGGATACACTGTACATTTCCGATTCAATCCTGCTGCGTACACATACTTCCCCCTTGCAGATTCGGACCATGAAGGACAGAACTCCTCCGTTGGCCGCAATTGCTCCGGGTAAGGTTTACCGCAGAGATTCCGACCTGACCCACACTCCCATGTTTCACCAGATCGAAGGTTTTCTGGTTGACCAGAATGTCAGCATGGCGGACCTGCGCGGAACATTGACTGCATTTGTCCACCAGCTATTCGGACCCAAAACTGACGTTCGTTTCCGCCCCAGCTTCTTCCCCTTTACCGAACCCAGCGCGGAAGTTGATATCTCCTGCGTTATGTGCGGAGGCAAAGGCACCATCGACGGCAAGCCCTGCCGTGTATGCAAACAAACCGGCTGGGTGGAAATCCTCGGCTGCGGCATGATGGACCCCAACGTAATGAAAGCAGTTGATTACGACACCGAAAAATACTCCGGTTTCGCATTCGGACTCGGCATTGAGCGCGTAGCCATGCTCAAATACGGCATTGGCGACCTACGCATGTTCTTTGAAAACGACATCCGATTCTTAGAGCAATTTTCCTAA
- the pheT gene encoding phenylalanine--tRNA ligase subunit beta has translation MLLSMQWLRDFVPYEGEIQELGDRLTMLGLELEEIFNPFESIKDIVVGHIVECDKHPEADKLSVCKVDVGDGELLDIVCGAPNVAKGQNVPVAKVGVTMPGDFKIKKAKLRGVKSHGMICSERELELSDAHEGIMVLPEDLKPGVKFSEAMNLEDTVMDLGITPNRADCLSMLGIAREAALAFDLPINMPKLNLIESGGNAADMLKIEIDDPEFCPLYQARILQGAKIAPSPDWMRYRLLSVGVRPISNIVDVTNYILFELGQPLHSFDADLMKGDKIRVGFAPDGTKFTTLDEQERKLIGSDLLIWDAERPVALAGVMGGMNSEIHDGSTNVVLESAVFRPGTIRKTARRLALPSEASYRFERGVDQQMNTFAMDRAAQLMSELSGAKVISGVAKNEPKPWQDRTHDYRHKRCNSWLGLDLEPEFSKKAFSLMGLGVDDSNADCWKVSTPSYRLDLEREADLYEEVARYFGMDKIPSVLPRISKTFDASVTADTPYGFYRRIKSWGRGVGLHEAINYSFVGDEDLDLLGLPKEGRVNIANPLSEDQNVMRTELAPGLLNTVRHNLAQGNTHIRVFEIAKEFVKDAASDTETHEQSHLGIMLNGPRSNAEWPNEQGDSDYLDVKGLVEHLLADLNLGVASFALVEEHSYLEPCVKIALGEKEIGFMGMIKPDIADKYHAKKEIWMADLNIDLLRDIVMAHKIKFQTLPVFPPSRRDVTVIGPVSLHAETIKEAVLGLKLPLIESVELVNVFVPEGQEDERNLSFRITYRHGQKTLTDKAVDKEHKKVLAGLEKSLPVRF, from the coding sequence ATGCTTTTAAGCATGCAATGGCTGCGGGATTTCGTTCCTTACGAGGGAGAGATTCAGGAGCTTGGCGACAGGCTGACCATGCTCGGCCTTGAGCTTGAAGAAATTTTCAATCCTTTTGAATCTATAAAAGACATTGTTGTCGGTCACATTGTCGAATGCGACAAGCACCCCGAAGCCGATAAACTGTCTGTTTGTAAAGTAGACGTTGGTGACGGAGAACTTCTCGACATCGTTTGCGGTGCTCCGAATGTTGCAAAAGGTCAGAATGTACCTGTAGCAAAAGTCGGCGTTACCATGCCTGGCGATTTCAAAATCAAAAAAGCCAAGCTCCGCGGCGTAAAATCTCACGGCATGATCTGCTCTGAGCGCGAACTGGAACTTTCCGACGCGCACGAGGGAATTATGGTTCTGCCGGAAGACCTTAAACCCGGTGTAAAATTCTCCGAAGCCATGAACTTGGAAGATACGGTTATGGATCTGGGGATCACCCCCAACCGTGCCGACTGCCTTTCCATGCTCGGCATCGCCCGCGAGGCCGCGCTGGCCTTCGACCTGCCCATAAACATGCCCAAGCTCAACCTGATTGAATCCGGCGGCAATGCGGCAGACATGCTCAAGATCGAAATCGACGATCCTGAATTTTGTCCGCTTTACCAAGCCAGAATCCTTCAGGGAGCTAAGATAGCACCTTCTCCGGACTGGATGCGTTACCGCCTCCTTTCCGTCGGGGTACGCCCAATCAGCAATATAGTAGACGTTACCAACTACATTCTTTTTGAATTAGGACAGCCTCTGCACTCTTTTGACGCAGACCTGATGAAGGGTGACAAAATTCGCGTCGGCTTCGCTCCCGATGGTACCAAATTCACTACTCTTGATGAGCAGGAACGTAAGCTGATCGGCTCTGATCTACTTATCTGGGACGCAGAACGTCCGGTTGCTCTCGCAGGTGTTATGGGCGGCATGAACTCAGAAATTCACGATGGTTCAACGAATGTTGTGCTTGAATCAGCTGTGTTCCGTCCCGGCACCATCCGCAAGACAGCCCGCCGTCTGGCCCTGCCTTCCGAAGCATCATATCGCTTTGAACGCGGCGTGGATCAGCAGATGAATACTTTTGCCATGGACCGAGCTGCACAGCTTATGAGCGAACTCTCCGGCGCGAAAGTTATCTCCGGCGTAGCCAAAAACGAGCCAAAACCATGGCAGGACCGTACCCACGATTACCGCCACAAACGCTGTAACAGCTGGCTTGGTCTGGATCTCGAACCTGAATTCAGCAAAAAAGCTTTCTCGCTTATGGGACTGGGCGTTGATGACAGCAATGCCGACTGCTGGAAAGTATCCACTCCTTCCTACAGACTGGACCTCGAACGTGAGGCCGACCTGTATGAAGAAGTAGCCCGCTACTTCGGCATGGATAAAATTCCTTCCGTACTGCCCCGAATCTCAAAAACTTTTGACGCATCTGTCACAGCGGACACTCCTTACGGGTTTTACCGCCGTATAAAGAGCTGGGGCCGCGGTGTAGGCCTGCATGAAGCCATTAACTATAGCTTCGTCGGTGATGAAGATCTCGATCTGCTGGGACTCCCAAAAGAAGGCCGAGTCAATATTGCCAACCCCTTGAGCGAAGACCAGAACGTCATGCGTACTGAACTCGCTCCCGGCCTGCTCAATACCGTACGCCACAACTTGGCACAGGGTAATACTCACATCCGTGTTTTCGAGATTGCCAAAGAATTCGTAAAGGATGCAGCTTCCGACACAGAGACTCATGAGCAATCCCACCTGGGCATCATGCTCAACGGTCCCCGGTCCAATGCTGAATGGCCTAACGAACAGGGCGATTCCGATTATCTTGATGTGAAAGGACTTGTAGAACACTTGCTGGCCGACCTTAATCTTGGAGTTGCAAGTTTCGCTTTAGTCGAAGAGCACAGCTACCTTGAGCCTTGCGTGAAGATCGCACTGGGTGAAAAGGAAATCGGCTTCATGGGAATGATCAAACCTGATATCGCCGATAAATACCACGCCAAGAAAGAAATCTGGATGGCCGATCTGAACATAGATCTGCTGCGTGATATTGTCATGGCTCATAAGATCAAGTTCCAGACTCTCCCGGTATTCCCGCCTTCAAGGCGTGACGTGACCGTAATCGGCCCCGTTTCCCTGCATGCGGAAACAATCAAGGAAGCGGTTCTCGGCCTCAAATTGCCGTTGATTGAATCCGTAGAGCTGGTCAACGTGTTCGTACCTGAAGGACAGGAAGATGAGCGCAATCTCTCCTTCCGTATCACCTACCGCCACGGTCAGAAAACCCTGACCGACAAGGCAGTAGACAAGGAACATAAGAAAGTACTCGCAGGGCTTGAAAAATCTTTGCCTGTACGTTTCTAA
- a CDS encoding flavodoxin family protein: MNVIAFNGSPRKKNWNTVTLLENVLKGAAESGAGTELVNLYDLDFSGCISCFSCKKKNRKSDGVCAVNDDLSPVLDRVRNADVLIVGTPVYYGTESAATRALLERLFFPYNNYSKDLKSQFPRVINTALIYTMNVDLEDLKNYGFDHHLNLTKKMLDRHFGPCELFLSVDTMQYSDYSKYESERFDAEAKLKRNEEFFPEECKKAFDMGRRLVTNPA; the protein is encoded by the coding sequence ATGAATGTAATAGCTTTTAACGGTAGCCCTCGTAAAAAAAATTGGAATACGGTGACATTGCTGGAAAACGTTCTCAAAGGAGCAGCGGAATCTGGTGCTGGTACAGAGTTGGTCAATCTTTATGATTTGGATTTTTCCGGATGTATAAGTTGTTTTTCCTGTAAAAAAAAGAATCGCAAATCAGACGGAGTATGTGCTGTAAATGATGATCTCTCACCCGTTTTGGATCGAGTACGGAATGCAGATGTCCTGATAGTCGGAACACCGGTTTATTATGGAACTGAATCAGCAGCTACCCGTGCTTTGCTGGAGCGTCTTTTTTTTCCCTATAATAATTACTCGAAGGATTTGAAATCACAGTTTCCGAGGGTTATCAACACTGCTCTAATTTATACAATGAATGTTGATCTGGAAGATCTGAAAAATTACGGTTTTGATCATCATTTGAATTTAACCAAGAAAATGCTTGATAGGCATTTCGGTCCTTGCGAATTGTTTTTGTCCGTTGATACAATGCAATACAGCGATTATTCTAAATATGAATCTGAAAGATTTGATGCGGAAGCCAAGCTCAAACGGAACGAAGAGTTTTTCCCTGAAGAGTGTAAGAAGGCTTTTGATATGGGCAGACGGCTGGTTACAAATCCTGCATAG